Proteins encoded together in one Bacteroides ovatus window:
- a CDS encoding RagB/SusD family nutrient uptake outer membrane protein, translating into MKHILGSCVLAGLFLFCACDDTLDTKVTWQIGDSDTWRVPELAQGVLYKAYNGIANRPDCFDNNFLDCATDNAVTNLRSSSVYKLNMGGMTAFNNPIGNWSNAYNMLNYVNSFLENGLTDQVQYNRTDPEVDKQIKLRLEGESYFLRAWWHFELLKMYGGKAKNGKALGIPLADHFISQDEAAQNGEFLRPTYQATVDFIVNDLNNAIELLPNVYQGDDLEFGNTQIGRATKAAAAVLKSRALLYSASPAMQDDDVTKVTGMGQFEILNPTVYQAKWEAVAKEINKILGMEGFGTYVPVTASSIADVQTESSDYAFRKYFNSNLLEGLHFPPFYYGSARATPSHNLVKAFYAKNGYPATDVRSGVDLSDPDFDLTQLYAVLDNRFALNVYYHSATFGDSGQPLDMSEGGKDSPSFSENATRTGYYLAKFVSKKSAMLNPIQTLNSVHYNPLLRKSEVLLNFAEAANEAWGNPTVKAEGCLYSAYEILKTIRSQAGGINFDLYLDEMAQSKDSFRKLIQNERRLEFTFENHRYFDMRRWVLPLNEEVEGVAVTRKEDGTFSFKVQKVEQRKYEVKNYFMPLPYAELEKNKNLMNNQGWE; encoded by the coding sequence ATGAAACATATATTAGGAAGTTGCGTTTTAGCAGGTCTGTTTCTCTTTTGTGCTTGTGACGACACATTGGATACAAAGGTGACATGGCAGATCGGAGACTCTGATACCTGGAGAGTTCCGGAACTTGCTCAAGGCGTACTATATAAAGCTTATAATGGCATAGCCAACCGTCCAGATTGTTTTGACAATAACTTTCTGGATTGTGCTACCGATAATGCAGTGACTAATCTGCGCAGCTCTTCTGTCTATAAATTAAATATGGGTGGGATGACGGCGTTTAACAACCCGATCGGAAACTGGAGTAATGCGTACAACATGTTGAACTATGTAAACTCCTTCCTCGAAAACGGCCTGACCGACCAGGTGCAGTACAACCGCACCGATCCGGAAGTGGACAAGCAAATCAAGCTGCGTCTGGAAGGTGAATCGTATTTCTTGCGTGCATGGTGGCATTTTGAGCTATTGAAGATGTATGGCGGAAAGGCGAAGAATGGAAAAGCGTTGGGTATTCCGTTGGCAGATCATTTTATTTCGCAGGATGAGGCCGCGCAGAACGGTGAATTTCTTCGTCCTACTTATCAGGCAACAGTCGATTTTATCGTCAACGATTTGAATAATGCCATCGAGTTATTGCCGAATGTGTATCAGGGAGATGACCTGGAGTTTGGTAATACACAAATCGGCCGTGCCACGAAAGCGGCGGCAGCTGTTCTGAAAAGTCGTGCGCTTTTATATAGCGCAAGTCCTGCCATGCAGGATGATGACGTGACGAAGGTCACCGGCATGGGACAATTCGAAATTCTGAACCCTACGGTTTACCAGGCAAAATGGGAAGCGGTGGCCAAAGAGATCAATAAGATTCTGGGCATGGAAGGTTTCGGAACTTATGTTCCTGTTACGGCTTCCTCCATTGCCGATGTGCAGACCGAAAGTTCCGATTATGCTTTCCGCAAATATTTTAATAGTAATCTACTGGAAGGCCTTCATTTCCCGCCATTCTATTATGGAAGTGCCCGTGCCACTCCTTCTCATAATCTGGTAAAGGCTTTTTATGCGAAGAATGGTTATCCGGCAACCGATGTCCGTTCCGGTGTCGATCTGTCTGATCCTGATTTCGATCTGACGCAGCTTTATGCCGTACTGGATAATCGCTTTGCACTGAATGTCTACTATCATAGTGCTACATTTGGCGATTCCGGCCAGCCGTTGGATATGTCCGAGGGTGGAAAAGATTCTCCTTCGTTTAGTGAGAATGCTACACGTACGGGTTATTATTTGGCTAAATTCGTTTCCAAGAAATCGGCTATGCTGAATCCGATTCAGACCTTAAACTCGGTTCATTACAATCCTTTGTTACGAAAATCGGAAGTTCTTCTTAACTTTGCCGAAGCTGCTAATGAGGCTTGGGGCAACCCGACGGTGAAAGCCGAAGGATGCCTGTATTCTGCATACGAAATATTGAAAACAATCCGTTCGCAAGCCGGGGGTATCAATTTTGATCTTTATCTGGATGAAATGGCTCAAAGTAAAGACTCGTTCAGAAAGTTGATTCAGAACGAACGCCGCTTGGAATTTACTTTCGAGAATCATCGTTATTTTGATATGCGTCGTTGGGTATTACCGTTGAACGAAGAGGTGGAGGGCGTTGCCGTTACCCGCAAGGAAGATGGTACATTCAGCTTCAAAGTACAGAAAGTGGAACAACGGAAATATGAAGTGAAAAACTATTTCATGCCGCTACCGTATGCAGAGCTGGAAAAGAATAAGAATCTAATGAATAATCAGGGTTGGGAATAA
- a CDS encoding BT_3987 domain-containing protein codes for MKRLNILWIGLISVLMTACYDDYEKDYDKSSVYFASQKPLRTLIADTDMSIKVGVAIGGKREVHTDDWATFEIDPSLLDGTGLTLMPENYYQLANPNKMTISNPNLAIADVKVTFSDAFYNDNAALDKHYAIPFRLVDHNQDEISTDVNGNLKDYSIVVVKFVSQYHGTYFVKGKVTNLSTQQVTEYSNKDLSQNMTRDFVSLGRNKVRRPGFGNTLENNESVNLTVNPDGSVNIEAGGSVAITDASATLDPAAESLEFVGKQPKFTLSYKYTKGGVTYQVDEELIRRQNPEADLRFQEW; via the coding sequence ATGAAAAGACTAAATATATTATGGATAGGGCTGATAAGCGTTCTGATGACTGCTTGTTATGACGATTATGAAAAGGACTACGATAAGAGTTCTGTGTACTTTGCTTCGCAAAAACCTCTGCGGACACTGATAGCCGATACAGATATGTCGATAAAGGTGGGAGTGGCTATTGGCGGTAAAAGAGAGGTGCATACCGATGATTGGGCTACATTTGAGATCGATCCGTCTTTACTGGATGGTACGGGCTTGACACTGATGCCGGAAAACTATTATCAGTTGGCTAATCCGAATAAGATGACAATTAGCAATCCGAATCTGGCAATAGCAGATGTGAAAGTGACTTTCTCCGATGCTTTCTATAATGACAATGCTGCCTTGGACAAGCACTATGCAATCCCTTTCCGGTTGGTCGATCATAATCAGGATGAAATAAGTACTGATGTGAATGGCAATTTGAAGGATTACAGTATTGTAGTTGTCAAATTTGTCAGCCAGTATCATGGTACCTACTTTGTGAAAGGAAAAGTTACCAATTTGTCCACCCAGCAGGTTACTGAATACAGTAACAAGGATTTGAGTCAGAATATGACCCGCGACTTTGTTTCGTTAGGTAGAAACAAAGTACGCAGACCGGGTTTCGGAAACACATTGGAAAACAATGAATCGGTGAATCTGACAGTCAATCCGGATGGAAGCGTCAATATTGAAGCCGGAGGAAGTGTCGCTATCACAGATGCATCCGCTACATTAGATCCTGCTGCCGAATCATTGGAATTTGTAGGGAAACAGCCTAAGTTTACCCTTTCTTATAAGTACACGAAAGGTGGCGTCACTTATCAGGTTGACGAGGAACTGATTCGTCGTCAGAATCCGGAAGCCGATTTACGCTTCCAGGAGTGGTAG
- a CDS encoding RagB/SusD family nutrient uptake outer membrane protein, which produces MRRHKLNWIWIILLGLFVGSCEDYLDRSPDDGLSEDDVYKDYSSLLGFMDRIFQNGDILIFTHGINSYSNTYVTVGNLSDEYASVRDNDPSKFVNAGNWLENASTRFEIGSKSDGANFKSAISRAYTGLRIVNRVISGVDQVKSITDDQRRKLLGQAHFLRAYFYFEIIKRYGGMPIFDQLWGASDDFDFPRKTYQESNAWMQTDLDKAIEYLPISWPDEEHGRPDRVSAMALKAMTQLYAASPLMQNDLNSIENKGYGKEMAAEAARSAQKAINAIESHEYYRLMNHDEYRSIQLMPNSNQFAQPEYLWFLRWHHGNWSAFVRAQWLTQPYDNKTGAEGTPYNAPTQNAVDMYERKGADGNYYPITDPRSGYDAVKTTNPYSDRDPRFTNNILVPGEQWGKNLQGVPYYLTTYSGGYSENFISTNQFTRGSQQTGYMCKKFIWPEASVPLFGEAGFQLYRLVAVYIRVSQVYLDMAEASYEATGDPDAVVTGCTMSARQALNKIRVRAGIGELPDGVDFREAYRRERGVELMFEGHRWYDIRRWMIAEDLFKGEYPIMGVKATPINHSYTADQLKVEKACTYKLTDFTYEYVPVRTAVRTFNKRNYWYPLPMDEVAALDNLQQNPGW; this is translated from the coding sequence CACATGGTATCAACTCTTATTCGAATACATATGTAACGGTAGGCAATTTGTCGGATGAATATGCATCCGTCCGCGATAATGATCCGTCGAAGTTTGTCAATGCAGGTAACTGGCTGGAGAATGCTAGTACACGTTTCGAAATCGGAAGTAAAAGTGATGGAGCGAATTTCAAAAGTGCTATTTCTCGTGCTTATACCGGACTTCGTATCGTGAACCGTGTAATTAGTGGAGTAGATCAAGTGAAATCCATCACAGACGACCAAAGGAGAAAACTGTTGGGACAGGCTCATTTCCTGCGTGCCTACTTCTATTTTGAGATTATCAAACGATATGGCGGAATGCCCATCTTTGACCAGCTTTGGGGAGCATCGGACGACTTTGACTTTCCCCGTAAAACTTATCAGGAATCCAATGCTTGGATGCAGACTGACTTGGATAAAGCCATTGAATATTTACCTATAAGCTGGCCTGACGAGGAACATGGACGGCCTGACAGAGTAAGCGCCATGGCATTAAAAGCGATGACACAGCTGTATGCTGCCAGCCCTTTGATGCAGAATGACCTGAATTCTATTGAAAACAAAGGATATGGAAAAGAGATGGCTGCTGAAGCTGCCCGTAGTGCGCAAAAGGCGATCAATGCTATTGAAAGTCACGAATATTATCGCCTGATGAATCATGACGAATATCGTAGTATTCAGCTAATGCCTAATTCCAATCAATTCGCACAACCGGAATATTTATGGTTCCTGCGTTGGCATCATGGCAACTGGTCTGCTTTCGTCAGAGCGCAGTGGCTGACACAACCATACGATAATAAAACCGGTGCCGAAGGTACTCCTTATAATGCTCCGACACAAAATGCGGTAGATATGTACGAACGTAAGGGAGCTGACGGCAACTACTATCCGATCACTGATCCGCGTTCTGGTTATGATGCGGTAAAGACTACCAATCCTTACTCGGATAGAGACCCTCGCTTTACGAATAATATCCTCGTGCCCGGTGAGCAATGGGGGAAGAATTTACAGGGTGTTCCCTATTATCTGACTACTTATTCGGGCGGTTACTCCGAGAACTTCATTTCTACCAATCAGTTTACGAGAGGCTCTCAACAGACCGGATATATGTGTAAGAAGTTCATTTGGCCGGAAGCAAGTGTGCCTTTGTTTGGCGAAGCTGGTTTCCAATTATATCGTTTGGTGGCTGTGTACATTCGTGTTTCGCAAGTTTATCTGGATATGGCAGAGGCTTCATACGAAGCGACAGGTGATCCGGATGCAGTCGTTACGGGTTGTACGATGTCGGCCCGTCAGGCTTTGAATAAAATCCGTGTAAGAGCCGGAATCGGTGAATTGCCGGATGGAGTTGACTTTAGAGAAGCTTATCGTCGGGAACGTGGTGTGGAATTGATGTTCGAAGGACACCGCTGGTATGATATTCGCCGTTGGATGATTGCTGAAGACCTGTTTAAGGGTGAATATCCGATCATGGGCGTCAAAGCAACCCCGATCAATCATTCTTATACGGCCGACCAGTTGAAAGTGGAAAAAGCCTGCACTTATAAGCTGACTGACTTTACTTACGAGTATGTTCCGGTGAGGACAGCCGTGCGGACGTTTAACAAGCGTAATTATTGGTATCCGCTACCGATGGATGAAGTGGCGGCTTTGGATAATCTTCAACAGAACCCCGGATGGTGA
- a CDS encoding SusC/RagA family TonB-linked outer membrane protein, with protein sequence MRNKIRYIRLIGLIFVLIVGSSLTFAQNKSKRKSAKKPLVEVVSIVTDEKGSPLKNVSIICGEGAVVLYTDAKGRFQTKVENDATVMVEALGYEDKVYKLTGSNIVPEKIVLKKEPLFLTEESLVNRADGGKTYKGNEVGATSVLENGQFGTFPDLTLTNMLQGKMLGLQVRSTVSGLGNNTPDLFIRGQHGMSENTAIVIIDGVERPAADLIPEEIERIELLKDATAKILYGARAANGVLWVTTRRGKANRRIYNATAEAGVVQMTRTPDFLNSYQYANLYNEARANDGLTPYYNQKQLEGYKNSKGVNDLLYPNVDLYDQLLNKNANYRKVSFDMTGGTDRVRYALIAGYVGGSGFEDVTYTPQLHRLTLRGNLDFNVTDFLTISADVAGRMEMRKWGQLDCGQVFTALSTHRPNEYPLTMSPEETGLASSDGIPLFGASLLRPMNAYAETMYGGYTDERYTRSQTNIGLKFDLDMLTKGLKAGAFLSFDNYDYLQLSLSKVYPTYAIKTYRDFAGEEQIMYTQMKKTDVATSQSRKSTTLQQTLGWNAFAAYENTFNQKHDVSARLTYMYSKTTNQGVTQDIINANYALRLNYMYDHRYAVEADMALMGSNRFKSGDKYFFSAAGGLAWILSNEDFLKDNEYVNFLKLKTSAGILGYDRSTEHLLYERAWSQDGSFRFGTTNNGATAYYSTFVRAGNPNLKWEKAAEWNIGVEGLFLNNRLYTEINYFREKHTDIIGSVDASYGDYTGNFTYQDNMGSVLNHGIEGMFTWSDRINDWAYSVGANFVWSKNKVLKWNQVKHGEEYRYTVGRSTDAMMGLVAEGLFGKDVAINGHAPQTFADYQEGDIAYKDLNGDKIIDGRDVKELGNSFPRTTLGIDFNVSYKGWGLYLQGYSELGVHTWATNAYYWNNGEGKYSKLALDRYHPANNPTGSYPRLTTTAGENNFRNSSFWLKNTSFFRMKNVELSYTFNQFSPSSVVKKMKVFARGANLFVLSSVKDLDPELLNAGVTNYPVTRTFTGGVSFVF encoded by the coding sequence ATGAGAAACAAGATTAGATATATAAGACTGATAGGGCTCATATTTGTCCTTATCGTTGGCTCTAGCCTGACTTTCGCACAAAATAAATCAAAGAGAAAGTCGGCGAAGAAGCCTTTGGTGGAAGTAGTTTCTATTGTTACCGACGAGAAAGGTAGCCCGTTGAAGAATGTTTCTATCATTTGTGGAGAAGGCGCAGTCGTTCTATATACAGATGCAAAGGGACGTTTTCAGACGAAGGTCGAGAATGACGCAACCGTCATGGTGGAGGCTTTGGGATATGAAGATAAAGTGTATAAGCTGACAGGCAGCAATATCGTTCCTGAAAAGATTGTCCTGAAGAAAGAGCCTCTGTTCCTGACCGAAGAATCGCTGGTGAATAGAGCCGATGGTGGCAAGACATATAAAGGGAATGAAGTAGGCGCAACGAGCGTACTGGAGAACGGACAGTTCGGAACCTTCCCTGATTTGACGCTGACTAATATGCTGCAAGGTAAAATGTTAGGTCTGCAAGTTCGCTCCACAGTCAGCGGATTGGGTAATAATACTCCTGATTTATTTATCCGTGGCCAGCATGGCATGTCGGAGAATACAGCTATTGTTATCATCGATGGTGTGGAACGTCCGGCAGCGGATTTGATTCCTGAAGAAATCGAACGTATCGAGTTGCTGAAAGATGCCACTGCCAAGATTCTTTATGGGGCACGTGCTGCGAATGGCGTACTTTGGGTGACTACCCGCAGAGGAAAGGCCAACCGCCGCATTTATAACGCAACCGCCGAAGCAGGTGTGGTACAGATGACGCGTACTCCTGATTTCCTGAATTCTTATCAGTATGCTAATCTGTATAATGAAGCGCGTGCAAACGACGGACTGACTCCTTACTATAATCAGAAACAACTGGAAGGATATAAAAACTCCAAAGGAGTCAATGACCTATTGTATCCGAACGTCGATCTGTACGATCAGTTGTTGAACAAAAATGCCAATTATCGGAAAGTATCGTTCGATATGACGGGTGGTACCGACAGAGTGCGTTATGCCCTGATTGCCGGATATGTAGGAGGTAGCGGATTTGAAGACGTCACCTATACTCCGCAATTGCACCGCCTGACTCTTCGCGGAAACCTCGACTTCAATGTAACGGATTTCCTGACTATATCCGCAGACGTTGCCGGACGTATGGAAATGCGTAAATGGGGGCAATTGGACTGTGGTCAGGTATTTACGGCCCTGTCTACGCATCGTCCGAATGAATACCCGCTGACTATGTCACCGGAAGAAACCGGACTAGCCAGCTCGGACGGGATTCCCTTGTTTGGCGCAAGTCTGTTGCGTCCGATGAATGCATACGCGGAAACGATGTACGGAGGATATACGGATGAGCGTTATACACGCAGCCAGACCAATATCGGTTTGAAATTTGATCTTGATATGCTGACAAAAGGATTGAAAGCCGGTGCTTTCCTTTCTTTCGACAACTATGATTACCTGCAACTCTCTTTGAGCAAAGTCTATCCGACGTATGCCATCAAGACATATCGTGACTTTGCCGGTGAGGAACAAATTATGTACACCCAGATGAAGAAAACAGATGTAGCCACTTCACAAAGCCGGAAGTCGACTACCTTGCAGCAGACATTGGGTTGGAATGCCTTTGCCGCATACGAGAATACATTCAACCAAAAGCATGATGTATCGGCACGGCTGACTTACATGTACTCGAAAACAACGAATCAGGGAGTGACCCAAGACATCATCAATGCAAACTACGCATTGCGTCTGAACTATATGTATGACCACCGCTATGCTGTGGAAGCCGACATGGCATTGATGGGAAGCAACCGTTTCAAATCGGGAGATAAATACTTCTTCTCGGCAGCAGGCGGCCTAGCCTGGATTCTAAGCAATGAAGATTTCCTGAAAGACAATGAATACGTGAACTTCCTGAAACTGAAAACCAGCGCCGGTATATTGGGCTATGACAGAAGCACGGAACATTTATTGTATGAACGCGCCTGGTCGCAAGACGGCAGCTTCCGGTTCGGAACAACGAACAACGGTGCTACGGCTTACTATTCCACTTTTGTCCGTGCAGGCAATCCGAACCTGAAATGGGAAAAGGCAGCAGAATGGAACATTGGTGTGGAAGGCCTGTTCCTGAATAACCGCTTATATACCGAAATAAACTATTTCCGTGAGAAACATACGGACATCATTGGTTCTGTTGATGCCTCTTACGGGGATTATACTGGTAACTTTACCTACCAGGACAACATGGGCTCTGTCTTGAATCACGGTATAGAAGGAATGTTCACTTGGAGCGACCGTATCAACGACTGGGCTTATTCGGTAGGAGCCAATTTCGTATGGTCTAAGAATAAAGTATTGAAATGGAACCAGGTGAAGCATGGTGAAGAATACCGTTACACAGTGGGGCGTTCTACCGATGCTATGATGGGACTGGTTGCCGAAGGATTATTTGGCAAAGATGTAGCCATCAACGGACATGCCCCCCAGACGTTTGCCGATTATCAGGAAGGCGACATCGCCTACAAAGACCTGAACGGCGATAAGATCATTGACGGTCGTGACGTAAAGGAACTCGGAAACTCATTCCCACGTACTACATTGGGCATTGACTTCAATGTAAGTTACAAAGGCTGGGGATTGTATCTTCAGGGATATTCCGAACTGGGCGTTCACACTTGGGCAACGAATGCTTATTACTGGAATAATGGAGAAGGTAAATACTCCAAACTGGCATTAGACCGTTATCATCCGGCAAACAATCCGACCGGAAGTTATCCGCGCCTGACAACCACTGCCGGTGAGAACAACTTCCGCAATTCTTCTTTCTGGTTGAAGAATACAAGCTTCTTCCGTATGAAGAATGTTGAATTGAGCTACACGTTTAATCAGTTCTCCCCAAGTTCGGTCGTGAAGAAGATGAAGGTTTTCGCTCGTGGTGCAAACTTATTTGTCCTTTCTTCCGTGAAAGATTTGGATCCTGAATTGCTGAATGCCGGTGTGACAAACTATCCGGTGACACGTACTTTTACAGGCGGAGTCTCTTTTGTATTTTAA